Proteins encoded within one genomic window of Triticum aestivum cultivar Chinese Spring chromosome 2D, IWGSC CS RefSeq v2.1, whole genome shotgun sequence:
- the LOC123048420 gene encoding receptor-like protein 15 produces the protein MGRFLPWGCLLLVLCVVHSMLPSSSGCFMEERAALMDISSWFMSAHSEVPTSWGHGDDCCSWKKITCDNITRRILRLDLSYLYQEIPTRNSDGSMSIKFTEVACWNLNLTIFSSFRELQLLDFSANFACLQNFDGLQGLSKLKYLNLSDNSFIGNIPESLSNLVSLEAINLKENNMSGALQNIGLENLQNLRELHLGSNRLNGSLPASLFALPCLEYLDLSENLFEGHIPINSSWNCSSLLQTIRLSGNKLSGKFDFFWLRNCAELKQIDLSRNTDLVVLAKMHGWAPKFKLRTLMLSSCNLDKSMITEPHFLRTQHHLQFLDLSNNNLPGSMPNFLFTNEAALVYLDLSNNFLVGSLYPIWQNQTNLQLVNVSLNHIEGQLPANISSMFPELWILDVSHNNISGVVPSSLCNIGSIGLMDLSNNKFTGEVPSCLFTDCSALNVLKLSNNNLGGVILNGVSNLSVAAEIYLDNNKFEGALPRNLSGNVQIMDLHDNHMSGALDISLWNLTSLAALSLARNSLTGDIHPEICELTSLQMLDLSDNYFLGLIPHCSSTLPLRFLNISGNSLSGSPNAFFNSSFITALDLSRNQFAGNLDWIRYLSEISLLLLGRNKFEGQISSNLCRLQYLSIIDISHNKLSGYVPRCIGGIPFVEAYTFYWPSINHNSFGGNFGVFDDMGFLYNSDYELQGFTFTTKGNPYTYGQNFFMSMSGIDLSANMLSGEIPMEMGNLSHIKSLNLSNNFFTGSIPATFANLSEIESLDLSENRLSGSVPWQLTRLSSLEVFSVAYNNLSGCLPASGQFSTFDMDSYKGNNNLRSCTSSSGPMAPNGVARSVADDSDPILYVVGAISFVLAFWATVAFVFCHAFGRRVVLKL, from the exons ATGGGCCGCTTCTTGCCATGGGGATGCTTGCTCCTGGTCCTGTGCGTAGTTCACTccatgcttccgagttcttcaggcTGCTTCATGGAGGAAAGGGCGGCCCTCATGGATATTAGCTCTTGGTTCATGAGCGCACACTCCGAGGTTCCCACTTCGTGGGGACACGGTGATGACTGCTGCTCGTGGAAAAAGATCACTTGCGACAACATCACACGACGAATATTGCGTCTCGATCTTTCCTATCTCTACCAGGAAATCCCTACCCGTAATAGTGATGGTTCCATGTCAATCAAATTTACGGAAGTTGCATGCTGGAACCTCAACTTGACAATCTTTTCTTCTTTCCGGGAGCTTCAGCTGCTAGATTTCTCGGCAAATTTCGCTTGCTTACAAAATTTCGACG GTCTACAAGGATTGAGCAAGCTCAAGTATCTCAACCTCAGTGACAACAGTTTCATAGGGAATATCCCAGAATCTCTCAGCAACTTGGTTTCTCTGGAGGCCATAAATCTCAAGGAAAATAACATGAGTGGGGCTCTTCAGAATATAG GTTTAGAAAATCTCCAGAACCTGCGAGAATTGCATTTGGGATCCAATCGATTGAATGGTAGCCTCCCAGCATCCTTATTTGCCCTTCCATGCCTTGAGTACCTGGATCTTTCAGAAAACCTTTTTGAAGGACATATACCTATAAACTCATCTTGGAATTGTTCCTCGTTGCTTCAAACTATCCGGTTATCCGGAAACAAGCTAAGTGGTAAATTTGATTTCTTCTGGCTAAGAAACTGTGCCGAGCTCAAACAGATAGATCTGTCAAGAAATACTGATTTGGTTGTTCTAGCGAAAATGCATGGTTGGGCACCTAAATTTAAATTGAGAACACTAATGCTTTCTTCGTGTAACCTTGATAAGAGCATGATTACAGAGCCACATTTCCTACGCACACAGCATCATCTGCAGTTTCTTGATTTGTCCAACAATAATTTGCCTGGAAGCATGCCCAATTTTCTGTTCACAAATGAAGCGGCACTAGTTTACCTGGATCTTTCAAACAACTTCTTAGTTGGATCATTATACCCCATTTGGCAAAACCAAACTAATCTTCAACTAGTGAACGTATCTCTGAACCATATTGAAGGACAGCTGCCAGCCAATATCAGTTCCATGTTTCCCGAACTGTGGATTCTCGATGTTTCTCATAATAATATATCTGGAGTTGTGCCATCTTCATTGTGCAACATTGGCAGCATTGGACTTATGGATCTGTCAAATAATAAATTTACAGGAGAGGTACCATCTTGCTTGTTCACTGATTGTTCTGCTTTGAATGTATTGAAGCTTTCAAACAATAACCTCGGGGGTGTAATACTCAATGGGGTTAGTAACCTGTCAGTTGCGGCAGAAATATACCTAGACAACAACAAATTTGAAGGGGCTCTACCTAGAAATCTGTCTGGTAATGTCCAAATCATGGATTTACATGATAACCATATGTCAGGAGCACTGGACATTTCATTATGGAATCTTACTTCACTGGCAGCTTTGAGCCTAGCTAGAAATAGTTTAACCGGTGACATTCATCCAGAAATTTGTGAATTAACAAGTCTTCAGATGTTAGATCTATCGGATAACTATTTTCTAGGGCTTATACCACACTGCAGCAGTACATTACCACTCCGGTTTCTGAATATATCTGGGAATTCACTGTCAGGCTCTCCAAATGCATTTTTCAACAGCTCCTTCATTACAGCTTTGGATCTAAGCCGGAATCAGTTCGCAGGCAACCTTGACTGGATACGATATCTTTCTGAAATCAGTCTACTGTTGTTAGGAAGAAATAAGTTTGAGGGACAGATCTCATCAAATCTCTGTCGTCTCCAATACTTGAGTATAATTGACATCTCTCATAACAAACTCTCGGGTTATGTACCACGGTGTATTGGTGGCATCCCATTTGTTGAAGCTTATACATTTTACTGGCCCAGTATCAACCATAACTCTTTTGGAGGGAACTTTGGTGTGTTCGATGATATGGGCTTCTTATATAACAGTGATTACGAACTCCAAGGCTTCACATTTACCACTAAAGGGAACCCATACACATACGGACAGAACTTCTTCATGTCGATGTCTGGCATTGACTTATCTGCAAACATGCTGTCAGGAGAGATTCCGATGGAGATGGGGAATTTGAGCCACATCAAGTCTCTCAACTTGTCGAACAATTTCTTTACTGGCTCTATCCCTGCAACCTTCGCAAACTTGAGCGAGATTGAGAGCTTAGACCTATCAGAAAACAGGCTGAGCGGATCAGTGCCATGGCAGTTAACTCGGCTATCATCCCTAGAGGTGTTTTCTGTGGCATACAACAATTTATCGGGGTGTCTACCAGCCAGCGGTCAGTTCAGCACATTCGATATGGACAGTTACAAAGGGAACAACAACCTTAGATCATGCACTTCAAGTTCAGGTCCCATGGCACCAAATGGTGTTGCAAGAAGTGTGGCTGATGATTCTGACCCGATCCTTTACGTGGTCGGTGCCATTTCATTCGTCTTGGCATTTTGGGCCACTGTCGCATTCGTATTTTGCCATGCATTTGGACGGCGTGTTGTACTCAAACTGTAA